Proteins encoded by one window of Serratia nevei:
- a CDS encoding cyclic peptide export ABC transporter: MSVLMMLFRMVRGWLLLAVVAGVVSGLCNASLLAMINHGLTQSNEASWLSPGGDFALLTLLMLAARVVSQTTFMALGQKVKARLRSELVQDVSETRWLLLEKAGMARTLSVLTQDLDTLVVFFVNLPNLLIFGAVIVGCLIYLGSLSLSVLALALAVIVCGSLGYRAAHGPAMRLLRRSRQREDTLIQQCKKLFDGAREFRLNAVRRRQFVSGELAQNIDAVRRERTRGYVLYGLASSWGSALFFAFIGLVLFSLRDGLALDERALTGYIMVFLYMIVPVEGLLSALPTLAGARVAMQRVQSLRAQLRPEVPQRHFTPPPFASLALDNVRYQYQNEEGEHFTLGPLNMHIAPGELIFIVGGNGSGKTTLANLLVGIYPPDNGAILLNGEPVSDDLLEIYRRHFSVVFNDFFLFDDVAFVTERTPKQVEHLLRLLKLSHKVSFAHGRFSTIALSQGQRKRLALLQAWLEERPVYLFDEWAADQDPEFKAVFYLELLPMLKAEGKTVIAITHDDRYFYLADRIIKLESGLVVPSTHGVPS; this comes from the coding sequence ATGTCGGTATTAATGATGTTGTTTCGTATGGTGCGCGGTTGGCTACTGCTCGCCGTGGTCGCCGGTGTCGTCAGCGGGCTGTGCAATGCCTCTTTGCTGGCGATGATCAATCACGGTCTGACGCAATCCAATGAGGCTTCATGGCTGAGTCCGGGAGGCGATTTTGCGTTACTGACGCTGTTGATGCTGGCGGCGCGCGTGGTTTCTCAAACCACGTTTATGGCGCTGGGACAAAAGGTGAAGGCGCGCTTGCGCAGCGAACTGGTGCAAGACGTCAGCGAAACGCGCTGGCTGCTGTTGGAGAAAGCGGGAATGGCAAGAACGCTGTCCGTGCTGACACAGGATCTCGATACGCTGGTGGTGTTTTTCGTCAACCTGCCCAATCTGCTGATTTTCGGCGCCGTTATCGTTGGCTGCCTGATTTACCTTGGCAGCCTGTCATTGAGCGTACTGGCGCTGGCATTGGCGGTGATTGTCTGCGGCAGCTTGGGCTACCGCGCCGCGCACGGCCCCGCGATGCGTTTGTTGCGCCGATCGCGTCAGCGGGAAGATACGCTGATTCAGCAATGCAAAAAATTGTTTGACGGCGCGAGGGAGTTTCGGCTTAACGCGGTGCGTCGCCGTCAATTCGTCAGCGGTGAACTGGCGCAAAATATTGACGCGGTTCGCCGGGAGAGAACCCGCGGTTATGTGTTGTACGGTTTGGCGAGCAGTTGGGGAAGCGCGTTGTTTTTCGCTTTCATCGGCCTGGTGTTGTTCAGCTTGCGCGACGGGCTGGCTTTGGACGAGCGGGCGCTTACCGGCTATATCATGGTGTTTCTGTATATGATTGTGCCGGTCGAAGGGCTGTTATCCGCGCTGCCCACCCTGGCCGGTGCGCGGGTGGCCATGCAGCGGGTACAGTCGCTGCGCGCGCAACTCAGGCCCGAAGTTCCACAGCGCCATTTTACGCCCCCTCCTTTTGCTTCGTTGGCGTTGGATAATGTCCGTTACCAATATCAGAACGAAGAAGGGGAGCATTTCACCCTTGGCCCGCTGAATATGCACATTGCGCCCGGTGAACTCATTTTTATCGTCGGTGGCAATGGCAGCGGCAAGACGACGTTGGCGAATCTGCTGGTGGGAATTTATCCTCCCGATAACGGCGCGATTTTGCTTAACGGTGAGCCGGTCAGCGACGATCTTCTGGAAATATACCGTCGGCATTTTTCGGTGGTGTTCAACGACTTCTTTCTTTTTGACGATGTGGCGTTCGTCACTGAGCGCACGCCAAAGCAGGTCGAACATCTGCTGCGCCTGCTGAAGTTAAGCCATAAAGTCAGTTTTGCCCACGGCCGTTTTTCAACAATCGCGCTCTCTCAAGGGCAGAGAAAACGGCTGGCTTTACTGCAGGCGTGGTTGGAAGAGCGCCCGGTTTATCTGTTTGATGAGTGGGCCGCCGATCAGGATCCGGAGTTTAAGGCGGTGTTTTATCTTGAACTCTTGCCGATGCTGAAGGCCGAAGGCAAAACGGTCATCGCGATTACTCACGACGATCGCTATTTCTACCTGGCGGATCGCATCATCAAGCTGGAATCGGGGCTGGTGGTCCCATCGACGCATGGCGTGCCGTCATGA
- the fhuB gene encoding Fe(3+)-hydroxamate ABC transporter permease FhuB, with product MHESFSRRLSWGVIAALWLTSLPLALTDIHRQGGIVALFSEHNLDPAAIILHSMWLPRQGMAMVGGATLGLCGWLMQRALRNPLAEPMTLGMTAGATLAMGLASLWLPSLLVGARTAVVIVGEIAALACVLALSWRQRMSPLAMVQAGIMINLWCGALTLLIAIINDRFLLQVLMWGGGSLAVENGQILLRMLPWLAVCVVGLLFLLRPLELLQLPETVVSSLGASPVRIRAAAVLLALTMSALIINAVGVIGFLGLAAPHLARFGGARTSRQMVLHTALIGAGLLWLTDLCVSRVSLESGQLLPVGMLTALTGGPLLMLLARFARQQSIDLAPPLPVSQTSHQRRFIWLSAGILAAGVVVSLCFGHGLQHWHWAERGELANLLPLRLPRLLAAVSAGALLAGAGVLMQRVSGNPLASPEVLGIGGGAAMGVTAFVFLLPAGGSGWLLASSLGGALISLLLTLWNSRRSDFNPQRVLLNGLALNALCQAAVSIVMLNNLAASAVLLPLMTGSTYYVGASLAQGVFVITLVLLALMPLFRRWLVLLPMGNVAGALGVPLPRARFSVLAMAAVMTGLATLLVGPVSFIGLLGPHLARKMGAKGPLMQLYTAALLSSAIMTVADWLGRNALYPRQLPVGLVASLIGVPLLVWPLIRNKTFQSKP from the coding sequence ATGCATGAATCTTTTTCCCGCCGCCTTTCCTGGGGGGTAATCGCCGCGTTGTGGCTGACGTCGTTGCCGTTGGCGCTGACCGATATTCATCGGCAGGGCGGCATTGTCGCGTTGTTCTCCGAGCATAATCTCGATCCGGCGGCCATTATCCTGCATAGCATGTGGTTGCCGCGTCAGGGTATGGCGATGGTGGGGGGCGCTACGCTGGGGCTGTGCGGCTGGTTAATGCAGCGTGCGCTGCGCAATCCCTTGGCGGAGCCGATGACGCTCGGCATGACCGCCGGAGCGACGTTGGCGATGGGGCTGGCATCGTTGTGGCTGCCGTCGCTGCTGGTCGGCGCGCGCACCGCCGTGGTGATTGTCGGTGAGATTGCGGCGCTCGCGTGCGTGCTGGCGCTCAGCTGGCGTCAGCGCATGTCGCCGCTGGCGATGGTGCAGGCGGGCATCATGATCAATTTGTGGTGCGGGGCACTGACTTTGCTGATCGCCATTATCAACGATCGCTTTTTACTTCAGGTACTGATGTGGGGAGGCGGTTCGCTGGCGGTGGAAAACGGGCAAATTCTGCTGCGGATGTTGCCGTGGCTCGCCGTCTGCGTAGTGGGCCTGTTGTTCTTGCTGCGCCCGCTTGAACTGCTGCAACTGCCGGAAACCGTGGTCAGCAGCCTCGGTGCATCGCCGGTGCGCATCCGCGCCGCCGCGGTGCTGCTGGCGCTGACCATGAGCGCACTCATCATTAACGCCGTCGGCGTCATCGGGTTTTTGGGGCTCGCAGCGCCCCACCTGGCGCGCTTTGGCGGCGCGCGAACATCCCGGCAAATGGTGCTGCATACGGCGCTCATCGGTGCGGGCCTGCTGTGGCTGACCGATCTTTGCGTCTCTCGCGTGTCGTTGGAGAGCGGTCAGCTGCTGCCCGTCGGCATGCTGACCGCCCTTACCGGCGGCCCGTTGCTGATGCTGCTGGCGCGTTTTGCACGGCAGCAAAGCATCGATCTTGCACCGCCGTTGCCGGTGTCGCAGACCTCGCATCAACGACGGTTCATCTGGTTGTCGGCCGGCATTCTGGCTGCGGGGGTCGTGGTCTCCTTATGTTTCGGCCATGGATTGCAGCATTGGCACTGGGCGGAAAGAGGGGAGCTGGCGAACCTGCTGCCATTGCGATTGCCACGACTGCTGGCGGCGGTGAGCGCCGGTGCGCTGCTGGCGGGGGCCGGCGTGTTGATGCAGCGGGTGAGCGGGAACCCGCTCGCCAGCCCGGAAGTGCTGGGTATCGGCGGTGGCGCGGCCATGGGGGTTACGGCCTTCGTGTTTTTGCTTCCCGCTGGCGGCAGTGGCTGGCTGTTGGCGAGTAGCCTGGGGGGCGCGCTGATAAGCCTGTTGCTGACGTTGTGGAACAGCCGTCGAAGCGACTTTAATCCGCAGCGGGTATTGCTCAATGGTTTGGCGCTGAATGCACTATGCCAGGCCGCGGTCAGCATCGTGATGCTCAACAATCTTGCCGCAAGTGCGGTGTTGTTGCCGCTGATGACGGGCAGTACCTATTACGTCGGCGCGTCGTTGGCCCAAGGTGTGTTTGTCATCACGCTGGTTCTCCTGGCGCTGATGCCGCTGTTCCGCCGCTGGTTGGTGCTGTTGCCGATGGGCAACGTCGCCGGCGCGCTCGGGGTGCCACTGCCGCGCGCACGTTTCAGCGTGTTGGCGATGGCGGCAGTCATGACCGGGCTGGCGACGTTGCTGGTCGGCCCTGTGTCTTTCATCGGCCTGCTGGGGCCGCATCTGGCGCGCAAGATGGGCGCGAAAGGGCCGCTGATGCAGCTCTATACTGCCGCGCTGTTGTCATCCGCCATCATGACCGTTGCCGACTGGCTGGGGCGCAATGCGCTCTACCCGCGCCAGCTGCCGGTCGGGTTGGTGGCGTCGCTGATCGGCGTCCCCCTGCTGGTATGGCCGTTAATTCGCAATAAGACATTCCAGTCAAAACCATAA
- a CDS encoding iron-siderophore ABC transporter substrate-binding protein, whose translation MLTALLLAPLYARADAGRPPQKLAVLDWGLTEILLALGVTPAGVSAPDWYRKLIPTPALPASALDLGLLFQPNLETLYALRPDAIVITPQHALLKPALERIAPTIALPAHGLAELIIAARQLGERLQRQPQAAQILASLNGKLSRASLLARQVERPALLAAPVDALHLRVYTAGSLPGDVLAACGLRNGWHGGAGAEGSVLVELTRIADLNARLMLLTPDDQRESVSQWRQSPLWQRLPLTAAHNLNLIEENISDAGALITAGRFADIFTAMMMRWRDA comes from the coding sequence TTGTTGACCGCTCTCCTGTTGGCCCCGCTTTACGCGCGGGCTGACGCCGGCCGGCCGCCGCAAAAGCTGGCCGTGTTGGATTGGGGACTGACGGAAATTCTGTTGGCGCTGGGGGTGACTCCGGCGGGCGTCTCGGCGCCGGATTGGTATCGCAAGCTGATCCCGACGCCTGCGCTGCCTGCGTCGGCGTTGGATCTCGGCCTGCTGTTTCAGCCCAATCTGGAAACGCTGTACGCACTGCGGCCGGACGCGATTGTCATCACGCCGCAGCATGCGTTGTTGAAGCCGGCGCTTGAACGTATCGCGCCGACGATCGCGCTGCCGGCTCATGGGCTGGCGGAACTCATCATCGCCGCCCGGCAATTGGGCGAACGGCTTCAGCGGCAGCCTCAGGCCGCGCAGATATTGGCCAGCCTGAACGGCAAGCTGAGCCGCGCCTCGCTGCTGGCGCGGCAGGTTGAACGTCCGGCGCTACTCGCCGCCCCGGTAGATGCGCTGCACCTGCGGGTCTACACCGCAGGCAGTCTTCCCGGCGACGTATTGGCCGCCTGCGGGCTGCGCAACGGATGGCATGGCGGCGCGGGAGCGGAAGGCAGCGTGTTGGTGGAGCTGACCCGCATTGCCGATCTGAATGCGCGGCTGATGCTGTTGACGCCTGACGATCAGCGGGAGTCGGTGTCTCAATGGCGCCAAAGCCCGCTGTGGCAACGTCTGCCGCTGACCGCAGCGCACAACCTGAACCTGATAGAAGAAAACATCAGCGATGCCGGCGCCCTGATAACCGCCGGGCGCTTTGCCGATATTTTTACCGCGATGATGATGAGGTGGCGTGATGCATGA
- a CDS encoding TonB-dependent siderophore receptor, with the protein MLVYTIIAGYSGQAFTADGGQNTTKEETLVVSAAASQDQDDESTLVAHGAASATKSNQPISRTSQSISVVTQAEIEAQAAKNVPQALRYVSGVNSESAGPDTRFDTIIVRGFEADEYLDGLRLPREAWWSRPAWDPFLLSRIEVVKGPSSVLYGQANPGGIVNLVSKTPQATPSGEVYVSAGNENQFGAGVDATGPLNDNGTLLGRVAGTFFDTETQVDHTRYQHYDIAPSLTWQPDAHTSLTIISQLRKDPDSGFYNQMPLSGTLTPNPYGHISTRFYGGQPGFDKYERQQGSIGYQLRHDFNDTVTFRQNLRYLSSTGDYLMVYPWGVHADAPLIDRYSMNLKESMTNFAVDNQAEFHFDTGRVKHTLLTGIDRMHTSVRSQSGYGDASPINFLNPDYSVPVAIPPLDSSTHNTLDQTGLYLQDQLELGSWILNLAGRYDAAKTKSIDLLNDARTERNDYATTGRAGLLYHFDNGLAPYISYSTSFVPSSSNDFYGHAFKPTEGKQTEVGLKYDPVGLDALFTLALYDLRETNVATADPDHPNFSVQTGEVRSRGVEFDGRINITPAWSVLASYNLTDPKVLSANDDTQGKRPVGIARNTAKLWSQYAFDGALDGVTLGGGVRYVGTSYATTDNSLKVPAATVYDARVGYQWRQWQLALNAANLGNKTYLASCSNNGCEYALKRQYIATLSYKW; encoded by the coding sequence GTGCTGGTATATACGATAATCGCAGGCTATAGCGGGCAAGCCTTTACCGCGGATGGCGGGCAGAATACCACAAAAGAAGAGACGCTGGTGGTGAGCGCGGCGGCGTCTCAGGATCAGGATGACGAGAGCACGCTGGTGGCGCACGGCGCCGCCTCCGCGACGAAGTCAAACCAGCCGATTAGCCGCACTTCACAGAGCATCTCTGTGGTGACGCAAGCAGAGATTGAAGCGCAAGCGGCGAAAAACGTCCCGCAGGCGCTGCGCTATGTTTCCGGCGTCAACTCGGAGAGCGCCGGACCGGATACCCGTTTCGACACCATCATCGTGCGCGGTTTTGAAGCCGACGAATACCTTGATGGCCTGCGGCTGCCGCGCGAAGCGTGGTGGAGCCGTCCGGCGTGGGATCCGTTCCTGCTGTCGCGCATCGAAGTGGTCAAAGGCCCTTCCTCGGTACTGTATGGCCAGGCGAATCCCGGCGGGATCGTCAACCTGGTCAGCAAAACGCCGCAGGCGACCCCGTCCGGTGAGGTGTATGTCAGCGCGGGCAACGAAAACCAGTTTGGCGCCGGCGTAGACGCCACCGGGCCGCTGAACGATAACGGCACGCTGTTGGGGCGTGTGGCGGGGACCTTTTTTGATACCGAAACCCAGGTCGATCATACCCGCTATCAGCATTATGACATCGCGCCGTCGCTGACGTGGCAGCCGGATGCGCACACCAGCCTGACGATTATTTCGCAGCTGCGCAAAGATCCGGACAGCGGATTCTACAACCAGATGCCGCTTTCCGGCACCTTGACGCCCAACCCGTACGGCCACATCTCGACCCGTTTTTACGGCGGCCAACCGGGCTTCGACAAGTACGAACGCCAGCAGGGCAGCATCGGTTACCAGTTACGGCACGATTTCAACGATACGGTGACTTTCCGCCAGAATCTGCGTTACCTCAGCAGCACCGGCGACTATCTGATGGTCTATCCATGGGGTGTGCATGCGGATGCGCCGCTCATCGATCGCTATTCGATGAACCTGAAGGAGAGCATGACCAACTTCGCGGTGGATAACCAAGCTGAATTCCACTTTGATACCGGTCGGGTGAAACATACGCTGCTGACCGGGATCGACCGGATGCATACCTCGGTGCGCAGCCAGTCGGGCTACGGCGACGCCAGCCCGATTAACTTCCTCAACCCGGACTATAGCGTGCCGGTGGCCATACCGCCGCTCGATAGCAGTACGCACAATACGCTCGATCAAACCGGGCTCTATCTCCAGGACCAACTCGAACTGGGGAGCTGGATCCTGAACCTGGCCGGCCGTTACGACGCGGCGAAAACCAAAAGTATCGATCTGCTGAACGACGCTCGTACCGAGCGCAATGACTATGCAACGACCGGGCGCGCCGGACTGCTGTACCACTTCGATAACGGATTGGCGCCTTACATCAGCTATTCCACTTCGTTTGTGCCGAGCAGCAGCAATGACTTTTACGGCCACGCCTTTAAACCGACCGAAGGCAAGCAGACGGAAGTGGGGTTGAAATACGATCCGGTCGGGCTGGATGCCTTGTTTACCCTGGCGTTGTACGACCTGCGGGAAACCAACGTGGCGACCGCCGATCCCGATCACCCGAACTTCAGCGTGCAGACCGGCGAAGTGCGCTCGCGCGGAGTTGAGTTTGATGGCCGCATCAATATCACGCCGGCGTGGTCGGTGCTGGCATCGTACAACCTGACCGATCCGAAAGTGCTGAGTGCCAACGACGATACGCAGGGCAAGCGTCCGGTGGGCATTGCGCGCAATACCGCCAAGCTCTGGAGCCAGTATGCCTTTGACGGCGCGCTTGACGGTGTGACGCTGGGCGGCGGCGTGCGCTATGTCGGCACCAGCTACGCCACCACGGACAACAGCCTGAAGGTGCCGGCGGCCACGGTCTACGATGCGCGCGTCGGCTATCAGTGGCGCCAATGGCAGCTGGCGCTGAATGCCGCCAATCTCGGCAACAAAACCTATCTGGCTTCCTGCTCCAACAATGGCTGCGAGTATGCGCTGAAACGCCAGTACATCGCGACCCTCAGCTATAAGTGGTGA
- a CDS encoding AraC family transcriptional regulator encodes MTSHHGIEGLRQLRYSPGSQEPVHQHEQGQLILPLRGVAKIATAQHIWLLSPGRAIWLPSGTPHGLEAINDVVTHNIYFTPPFSRRYGARPQGLSATPLLHPLIAAGLENAISAERLTLIQNLLSDEFQRMQTGQLCHVTLPSDRRLRQVCDALCRELGHGETLAWWGKKVGASERTLARLFREETALSFSEWRQQIRLLEAVCNLARGVAVGQLAHELGYASPSAFIAMFRKKLGVSPQRYIHSALEA; translated from the coding sequence ATGACATCCCATCACGGTATTGAAGGCCTGCGTCAACTGCGCTACAGCCCCGGCAGCCAAGAGCCCGTCCATCAGCATGAGCAGGGGCAGCTGATTTTGCCGCTGCGCGGCGTGGCGAAAATCGCCACCGCGCAGCATATCTGGCTGCTCTCGCCGGGCCGCGCCATTTGGCTCCCCAGCGGCACACCGCACGGTTTGGAAGCCATCAATGACGTCGTGACGCACAACATCTATTTTACGCCGCCCTTTTCTCGTCGCTATGGCGCACGCCCCCAGGGGTTGAGCGCCACTCCCCTGCTACATCCCCTGATTGCCGCCGGGCTTGAAAACGCCATTTCCGCCGAACGGCTTACGCTCATTCAAAATCTGCTGAGCGATGAGTTTCAACGCATGCAGACAGGCCAACTGTGTCACGTGACCCTGCCGAGCGACCGGCGCCTGCGCCAGGTATGCGATGCTTTGTGCCGCGAATTGGGCCATGGCGAAACGCTCGCCTGGTGGGGGAAAAAGGTCGGCGCCAGCGAACGCACCCTGGCGAGGCTGTTTCGCGAAGAGACCGCGCTGAGCTTTTCCGAATGGCGCCAGCAAATTCGCCTGCTGGAGGCGGTATGCAATCTGGCGCGCGGCGTAGCCGTGGGTCAACTGGCCCACGAACTGGGTTACGCCAGCCCTAGCGCGTTCATCGCCATGTTTCGCAAAAAACTGGGCGTATCGCCGCAACGCTATATTCACAGCGCGCTGGAAGCGTGA
- the mtfA gene encoding DgsA anti-repressor MtfA, giving the protein MIKWPWKATQPSQPQADTQAQWQDALAIPLLSPLNEQEQQRLVAVAGQILQQKRIVPLQGLQLTSQMQARIALLFALPVLELGAECLDGFNEILLYPTPFVVEDEWQDEIGLVHSGPVVQSGQSWEQGPIVLNWQDVQDSFDLSGFNLVIHEAVHKLDMRNGGVATGVPPIPLREVAAWEHDLHAAMESLQDEIDMVGEEAASMDAYAATDAAECFAVLSEYFFSAPELLAERFPALYQHFCRFYRQDPLARLLRSQAENDAQWAD; this is encoded by the coding sequence ATGATTAAATGGCCGTGGAAAGCGACTCAACCCTCTCAACCCCAGGCAGACACTCAGGCCCAGTGGCAGGACGCGTTGGCGATCCCGCTGCTCTCGCCGCTGAATGAGCAGGAGCAGCAGCGGCTGGTGGCCGTTGCCGGGCAGATCTTGCAGCAAAAGCGCATCGTGCCGCTGCAGGGGCTGCAGCTCACCTCGCAAATGCAGGCGCGCATCGCCCTGCTGTTCGCCCTGCCGGTGCTGGAACTCGGCGCGGAGTGCCTCGACGGCTTCAACGAAATTCTGCTCTATCCCACTCCGTTCGTGGTGGAAGACGAATGGCAGGACGAAATTGGCCTGGTGCACTCGGGGCCGGTAGTGCAGTCCGGCCAAAGCTGGGAACAGGGGCCGATCGTGCTCAACTGGCAAGACGTGCAGGACTCTTTCGATCTTTCCGGTTTCAATCTGGTGATCCACGAAGCGGTGCACAAACTGGATATGCGCAACGGCGGCGTCGCTACCGGCGTGCCGCCGATCCCGCTGCGCGAGGTGGCCGCCTGGGAGCACGATCTGCACGCCGCGATGGAAAGCCTGCAGGACGAGATAGACATGGTCGGTGAAGAGGCCGCCAGCATGGATGCCTACGCCGCCACCGATGCGGCCGAGTGCTTCGCCGTGCTGTCGGAGTATTTCTTCAGCGCCCCCGAGCTGCTGGCCGAACGCTTCCCGGCGCTGTATCAGCACTTTTGCCGCTTCTACCGCCAGGATCCGCTGGCGCGCCTGCTGCGCAGCCAGGCGGAGAACGACGCGCAATGGGCTGATTGA
- the gap gene encoding type I glyceraldehyde-3-phosphate dehydrogenase yields the protein MVKVGINGFGRIGRNVLRAALGRSDFEVVAINDLTDSKTLAHLLKYDTLSGTLAARVEAGDNQLLLDGRPIQVFSQRDPAEIPWSSVGVDVVIEATGFFTEKAKAEVHITHGGAKRVIISAPAKNDDITIVMGVNDQLYDPALHKVVSNGSCTTNGLAPAAQVLHQAFGIEYGLMNTTHAYTNSQALHDQPEKDLRGARAAAESIVPYSSGAAKALGKVIPDLDGRLTGYSLRVPVPVVSIVDLTVTLKRPATVEEINAAFRAAAASGPLKGILGYSDEPLVSSDYRGDARSSIIDGLSTLVIGGNLVKVLAWYDNEWGFSNRLVDLALLMEKRGL from the coding sequence ATGGTGAAAGTAGGCATTAACGGCTTCGGCAGGATCGGGCGCAACGTGCTGCGCGCGGCGCTGGGGCGCAGCGATTTTGAAGTGGTGGCGATCAACGATCTGACGGACAGCAAGACGCTGGCGCATCTGCTGAAATACGACACGCTTTCCGGCACGCTGGCGGCCAGGGTGGAAGCCGGCGACAACCAGCTGCTGCTGGACGGCCGGCCGATTCAGGTGTTTTCGCAGCGCGATCCCGCCGAGATCCCGTGGAGCAGCGTGGGCGTGGACGTGGTGATCGAAGCGACGGGCTTCTTTACCGAGAAAGCCAAGGCGGAAGTGCACATCACGCACGGCGGCGCCAAGCGGGTGATTATCTCGGCGCCGGCCAAGAACGACGACATCACCATCGTCATGGGGGTTAACGACCAGCTCTACGATCCGGCGCTGCATAAAGTGGTCAGCAACGGCAGCTGCACCACCAACGGGCTGGCACCCGCCGCGCAGGTGCTGCATCAGGCCTTCGGCATCGAATACGGGCTGATGAACACCACCCACGCCTATACCAACAGCCAGGCGCTGCACGATCAGCCGGAAAAAGATCTGCGCGGCGCGCGGGCGGCGGCAGAGTCTATCGTGCCTTACTCCAGCGGCGCGGCCAAGGCGCTCGGCAAGGTGATCCCGGATCTCGACGGCCGCCTGACCGGTTACTCGCTGCGGGTGCCGGTGCCGGTCGTCTCGATCGTCGATCTGACGGTGACGCTGAAACGCCCGGCGACGGTGGAGGAAATCAACGCCGCTTTCCGCGCGGCGGCGGCGTCCGGCCCGCTGAAAGGAATTTTGGGGTACAGCGATGAACCGCTGGTGTCGAGCGACTATCGGGGCGACGCGCGTTCATCGATTATCGATGGTTTGTCTACGCTGGTCATCGGCGGCAACCTGGTGAAAGTGCTCGCCTGGTATGACAACGAATGGGGGTTCTCCAATCGGTTGGTCGATCTGGCGCTGCTGATGGAAAAGCGCGGGCTGTAA
- a CDS encoding GlxA family transcriptional regulator: MHTFLIIVPEGGMLFEAAGIADILMQANRLSPAEAPLYQIAVATTQSHRVVHGLSGLSLLADHRLADLDPALPRDTVIVAGKGATEEEGTLVADWLRRAAPQARRIASVCGGALLLAEAGLLDGRRATTHWRLAETLQARFPRVQVENGPIYVQDGPIWTSGGVSSGFDLTLALVEDDYGFVQAREVAQDLVMFLRRPGGQAQFSRYPLNQAKSPGPIRDLQSWILENLADDLSVDRLAERVAMSPRNFTRVFTRETGISPAKFVEEGRLHTARQRLEQSAEGIEQIALATGFGNGLNLRRVFERKLQLTPSEYRERFHARNLA; this comes from the coding sequence ATGCATACATTCCTGATTATCGTCCCTGAAGGGGGCATGCTGTTCGAAGCGGCGGGCATCGCCGATATCCTGATGCAGGCTAACCGTTTGAGCCCTGCCGAGGCGCCGCTGTATCAGATCGCGGTCGCCACCACGCAATCCCATCGGGTGGTCCACGGCCTGTCCGGGCTGAGCCTGTTGGCCGACCATCGCCTGGCGGATCTCGATCCGGCCCTGCCGCGCGATACCGTCATTGTTGCCGGCAAGGGGGCGACCGAAGAAGAGGGCACCCTGGTGGCGGATTGGCTGCGCCGCGCGGCCCCGCAGGCGCGCCGTATTGCTTCCGTTTGCGGCGGGGCTCTGCTGCTGGCCGAGGCCGGATTGCTGGACGGGCGGCGGGCGACCACTCACTGGCGGCTGGCGGAAACGCTGCAGGCGCGCTTCCCGCGGGTGCAGGTCGAGAACGGCCCGATCTACGTGCAGGACGGTCCGATTTGGACCTCCGGCGGCGTCAGCTCCGGCTTCGACCTGACGTTGGCGCTGGTGGAGGACGACTACGGCTTCGTGCAGGCGCGCGAAGTGGCGCAGGATCTGGTGATGTTTCTGCGCCGCCCCGGCGGGCAGGCGCAGTTCAGCCGCTACCCGCTCAACCAGGCCAAATCGCCGGGCCCGATCCGCGACCTGCAATCCTGGATCCTGGAAAACCTCGCCGACGATCTCAGCGTCGATCGGTTGGCCGAACGCGTGGCGATGAGCCCGCGCAACTTTACCCGGGTGTTCACCCGCGAGACGGGCATTTCTCCCGCCAAATTCGTCGAAGAAGGGCGGTTGCATACCGCCAGGCAGCGCCTCGAGCAGAGTGCGGAGGGCATCGAACAGATCGCGCTGGCCACCGGTTTCGGCAACGGCCTTAACCTGCGGCGGGTGTTTGAGCGCAAACTGCAGCTGACCCCGAGCGAATACCGCGAACGCTTCCACGCGCGCAATTTGGCGTAA